In a genomic window of Parambassis ranga chromosome 24, fParRan2.1, whole genome shotgun sequence:
- the cdc42bpb gene encoding serine/threonine-protein kinase MRCK beta isoform X3 codes for MRLHRDDFEMLKVIGRGAFGEVAVVKMKQTERVYAMKILNKWEMLKRAETACFREERDVLVKGDSQWITTLHYAFQDDNFLYLVMDYYVGGDLLTLLSKFEDRLPEDMAKFYVAEMVLAIHSIHQQNYIHRDIKPDNVLLDVNGHIRLADFGSCLRMMDDGTVQSSVAVGTPDYISPEILQAMEDGMGRYGPECDWWSLGVCMYEMLYGETPFYAESLVETYGKIMNHEERFQFPSHVTDVSEDAKDLIQRLLCSRERRLGLKGISDFKSHLFFSGIDWDNIRSTEAPYIPDVSSPTDTSNFDVDDDVLKNPDIAPPVSHTGFTGQHLPFVGFTYTTNSCFSDCSSLSRAGLGVRLEQEGGGQEVEAFERRIRRLEEEKQELNRKLQESTQALQAPARGGTLTRDKEIKKLNEEIERLKKKLADSDRLEHQLEEAVTLRQDYESSASKLKTLEKQVKTLRQEKDDVHKQLADSLERLRSQTKELKEAHSQRKLALQEFSELSERLAELRSSKQRLSRHLRDKEEEMDALLQKMDTMRQEIRKMEKNRKELEAQLDEAKAEASKERKLREHSEVYSKQLEAELQSLKSLQGQGVASGGGESQQELSRLKAELDKKVLFYEEELLRRDTAHSSEIKNLRKDLQESEGAHLAANKELLQLQDKLDKAKRDRQTEMNEVVAALKEKHEREKNLLTEENHKLTAETDKLCSFVDNLTAQNRQLEDELQDLSSKKESVAHWEAQIAEIIQWVSDEKDARGYLQALATKMTEELETLRSSSLGTRPLPESGVSTPPKKPWPPIGGDRRDPLWKVRRSQKLDMSARLELQSALDAEIRAKQLVQEELRKVKAANINLESKLKESEERSKEMGEQVENLKKEMEENRFRSDKGMKLPDFQDSIFEYFNTSPLAPDLTFRATDMDSTPLKSEATSPSPSTTSEHEEVKAESVPASPSPTYQSSALTTPKPKAHQLSIKTFSSPTQCTHCTSLMVGLIRQGYACEVCSFICHVSCKDHAPLVCQIPAEQAKRPQGIDVQRGIGTAYKGYVRIPKPSGVKKGWQRAFAVVSDCKLFLYDVPEGKSTQPGVVASLVLDLRDEDLSVSSVLASDVIHATRKDIPCIFRVTSSQMMSQLSSVSLLVLAESEVEKRKWVRILEGLQNILTKNLLKSQQVHVLHEAYDASLPFIKTALSAAVLDRERIALGTEDGLFVVEVTRDVIVRAADSKKVYQIDLIPKEKIIALLCGRNRQVHLYPWGVLEGAESTFDIKLTETKGCQALTTGVLRPGGPACLLAAVKRQVQCYEITRAKPHHKKLWEVQAPGTVQWLGMIRERLCVGYPSGFALLALQGESSPISLVSPADPSLAFLAQQPLDALHAVEVGSSEVLLCFSQLGIFVDGQGRRSRTQELMWPATPLACSSNSYHLTVYSEYGVDVFDIHTTEWVQTISLRKIRPLNVEGTLNLLSSEHPRLIYFSNASSEGDLTIPETSDNSRKLMVRTRSKRKFLFKVPEEERLQQRREMLRDPELRSKMISNPTNFNHVAHMGPGDGMQVLMDLPLVGDVISFSPSPSPSPSSSSSRHTLISPPSNFEHICHMTSASAGAFLQRDASSSSSQQSLLQPSSSSSSPSTSSLGRSVMPSTQDDSVKDKPRPLSSISRQQRSKTHITRTASDFGGGASSRSICEPDQDLDREPDSDSTKHSTPSNSSNPSSPPSPNSPHRSQLTLDGLDSEP; via the exons ATGCGCTTACACAGAGACGACTTTGAGATGCTGAAAGTGATTGGACGAGGAGCTTTTGGAGAG GTTGCTGTGGTGAAGATGAAGCAAACGGAGAGAGTTTATGCGATGAAGATCCTCAACAAGTGGGAGATGCTGAAGAGAGCTGAG ACGGCGTGTTTCCGTGAGGAGCGTGATGTCCTGGTGAAAGGAGACAGTCAGTGGATCACCACTCTGCACTACGCCTTCCAGGACGACAACTTCTTG TACCTGGTGATGGATTACTATGTGGGCGGGGACCTGCTGACTCTGCTCAGTAAGTTCGAGGACCGTCTTCCTGAAGACATGGCCAAGTTCTACGTGGCTGAGATGGTTTTGGCAATCCACTCCATCCACCAACAGAACTACATCCACAG GGACATCAAACCAGACAACGTCCTGCTGGACGTAAATGGGCACATTCGCCTGGCAGACTTCGGGTCCTGTCTTCgcatgatggatgatggaacG GTGCAGTCCTCGGTAGCTGTGGGTACTCCAGACTACATCTCTCCAGAGATCCTACAGGCGATGGAGGACGGAATGGGCCGCTATGGGCCGGAGTGCGACTGGTGGTCTCTGGGAGTCTGTATGTATGAGATGCTATATGGAGAAACTCCATTCTACGCTGAGTCGCTGGTGGAGACCTACGGCAAGATCATGAACCATGAG GAGCGGTTCCAGTTTCCTTCCCATGTGACGGACGTGTCAGAAGATGCAAAAGATCTGATCCAGCGGCTGCTTTGCTCAAGGGAGCGACGGCTCGGTCTGAAAGGGATCTCTGACTTCAAGAGCCACCTGTTCTTCAGTGGCATCGACTGGGACAACATCCGGTCCACGGAGGCCCCGTACATACCCGACGTGTCGTCACCCACTGACACCTCCAACTTTGATGTTGACGATGACGTACTTAAGAACCCG GACATCGCCCCTCCAGTGTCTCATACTGGGTTCACGGGTCAGCACCTCCCGTTTGTCGGCTTCACCTACACCaccaacagctgcttctctgactgcagctctctcagcCGAGCAGGGCTAGGAGTCCGGCTGGAGCAGGAGGGTGGAGGCCAGGAGGTGGAGGCCTTTGAGAGGAGAATCCGTCGACttgaggaggagaaacaggagTTAAACCGCAAACTGCAGG AGTCCACTCAGGCCCTGCAGGCTCCAGCTCGAGGAGGAACTTTGACTCGAGACAAAGAGATCAAGAAACTGAACGAGGAGATTGAACGGCTGAAGAAGAAGCTGGCAG ACTCTGATAGGCTGGAACATCAGTTAGAGGAGgcagtcacactcagacaggACTACGAGAGTTCAGCCTCCAAACTGAAGACCCTGGAGAAGCAGGTGAAGACCCTGAGACAAGAGAAGGACGATGTCCACAAG cagctggcagACTCTCTGGAGCGCCTGAGGAGTCAGACGAAGGAGCTGAAGGAGGCACACTCTCAGAGGAAGCTGGCCCTGCAGGAGTTTTCAGAGTTGTCGGAGAGGCTTGCCGAGTTGCGCTCATCCAAACAGCGCCTCTCCCGTCACCTCAGAgacaaggaggaagagatggatgCACTCCTGCAGAAGATGGACACCATGAGACAGGAGATCCGTAAGATGGAGAAGAACCGCAAGGAG CTGGAAGCTCAGCTGGACGAAGCGAAGGCAGAGGCATCGAAGGAGAGGAAGCTGAGGGAGCACAGTGAGGTCTactccaaacagctggaagcagagctgcagagccttaag TCTCTGCAGGGTCAGGGAGTAGCATCAGGAGGAGGGGAGTCTCAGCAGGAGCTGTCTCGCCTAAAAGCGGAGCTGGATAAGAAGGTCCTGTTTTACGAGGAGGAGCTGCTTCGGAGGGACACCGCCCACTCCTCCGAGATCAAAAACCTCCGGAAAGATCTGCAGGAATCTGAGGGTGCACATCTTGCTGCCaacaaggagctgctgcagcttcaggacAAGCTGGACAAGGCCAAGAGGGACAG acagacagagatgaatGAAGTTGTCGCTGCTCTAAAGGAGaaacatgagagagagaaaaacctgCTGACGGAAGAAAATCACAAACTGACGGCAGAGACGGACAAG TTGTGTTCATTTGTGGACAACCTGACTGCTCAGAACCGGCAGCTGGAGGATGAGCTCCAGGACCTGTCGTCTAAGAAGGAAAGTGTGGCTCACTGGGAGGCTCAGATTGCAGAAATCATACAGTG GGTCAGTGATGAGAAGGACGCTCGAGGCTACCTTCAGGCTCTGGCCACCAAGATGACGGAGGAGCTGGAAACTCTGCGCAGCTCCAGCCTGGGAACCAGACCGCTG CCTGAGTCAGGAGTGTCCACACCTCCCAAGAAGCCCTGGCCTCCTATTGGTGGAGACAGGAGG GACCCACTGTGGAAGGTGCGGCGCAGTCAGAAGTTGGACATGTCTGCTCGTCTAGAGCTGCAGTCGGCTCTGGATGCTGAGATCAGGGCCAAGCAGCTGGTTCAGGAGGAGCTGCGCAAAGTCAAGGCAGCCAACATCAATCTAGAGAG TAAGCTGAAGGAATCTGAGGAGAGGAGCAAGGAGATGGGGGAACAGGTGGAGAATCTAAAGAAGGAGATGGAAGAGAACCGCTTCCGCTCGGACAAAG gtaTGAAGCTTCCAGACTTCCAGGACTCCATCTTTGAATACTTCAACACATCTCCTTTGGCTCCAGACCTCACCTTCAGA GCCACAGACATGGACTCCACTCCACTGAAGTCTGAGGCCACATCCCCCTCACCCTCCACCACATCCGAACATGAG GAAGTCAAAGCAGAATCAGTCCCAGCTAGTCCTTCACCCACCTACCAGAGCTCAGCGCTGACCACACCAAAG CCAAAAGCTCACCAGCTCAGCATCAAGACGTTCTCTAGTCCaactcagtgcacacactgCACCTCTCTGATGGTGGGACTCATCCGGCAGGGATATGCCTGTGAAg TGTGTTCCTTCATCTGCCATGTTTCCTGTAAAGACCACGCCCCCCTGGTCTGCCAAATCCCTGCAGAGCAGGCCAAGAGGCCACAGGGCATTGATGTGCAGAGGGGCATTGGCACTGCTTACAAGGGCTATGTCAGG ATACCGAAGCCCAGTGGGGTGAAGAAGGGCTGGCAGCGGGCGTTTGCTGTGGtttctgactgtaaactctTCCTCTATGATGTCCCTGAGGGGAAGTCCACACAGCCAGGGGTGGTGGCCAGCCTGGTCCTTGACCTCAG AGATGAAGATTtgtctgtcagctctgtcctggCATCAGATGTGATCCATGCCACCAGGAAGGACATTCCCTGCATTTTCAGA GTAACATCCTCACAGATGATGTCgcagctctcctctgtgtccCTGCTGGTCCTGGCAGAAAGTGAGGTAGAGAAGAGGAAGTGGGTCCGGATCCTGGAAGGCCTTCAGAACATCCTGACCAAGAACCTGCTGAAGAGCCAACAGGTCCACGTCCTGCACGAAGCCTACGATGCGTCGCTGCCCTTCATAAAGACTGCGCTGTCTGCTGCAGTGCTCG ATCGGGAGAGGATCGCCCTGGGAACAGAAGATGGACTGTTTGTGGTTGAAGTCACCAGAGATG TGATCGTGCGAGCCGCTGACAGTAAGAAGGTTTATCAGATCGATTTGATCCCTAAGGAGAAGATCATTGCTCTTCTCTGTGGTCGTAACCGTCAAGTTCACCTTTACCCTTGGGGAGTGCTGGAGGGCGCAGAGTCCACCTTCGACATAAAATTGACAGAGACCAAAGGCTGCCAGGCTCTGACCACAGGGGTTCTTCGACCCGGAggacctgcctgcctgctggcTGCAGTTAAACGCCAG GTTCAGTGCTATGAGATCACTCGAGCAAAACCCCACCATAAGAAGCTGTGGGAGGTGCAGGCTCCAGGGACCGTGCAGTGGTTGGGGATGATCAGGGAGCGGTTGTGTGTCGGTTACCCTTCTGGTTTTGCCCTGCTGGCTCTGCAAGGGGAGTCATCCCCCATTAGCCTGGTCAGCCCAGCTGATCCATCGTTAGCCTTCCTGGCCCAGCAGCCACTGGATGCCCTGCATGCTGTGGAGGTCGGGTCCAGTGAGGTACTGCTCTGCTTCAGTCAGCTCGGCATCTTCGTAGATGGACAGGGGCGCCGGTCCCGCACCCAAGAGCTGATGTGGCCCGCCACGCCTCTTGCATGCA GCTCTAATTCGTATCACCTGACGGTCTACAGTGAATATGGTGTTGATGTCTTTGATATTCACACCACAGAGTGGGTCCAGACCATCTCCCTCCGCAAG ATTAGACCATTGAATGTTGAAGGGACCCTAAACCTGCTGAGCTCAGAACATCCTCGTCTGATCTACTTCAGCAATGCGTCCTCAG AGGGAGACCTCACCATCCCAGAGACGTCGGACAACAGCAGGAAGTTGATGGTTCGAACTCGTAGCAAGAGGAAGTTTCTGTTCAAGGTTCCCGAGGAAGAGCGACTCCAGCAGAGGAG GGAGATGCTGAGGGATCCGGAGCTCAGGTCCAAGATGATTTCTAATCCAACGAACTTCAACCACGTGGCTCACATGGGACCAGGAGATGGCATGCAGGTCCTCATGGACCTCCCTCTG GTTGGTGATGTCATCTCCTTCTCCCCTTCCCCATCTCCttccccttcttcttcctcctcccgtCACACCCTCATTTCTCCCCCCTCCAACTTTGAGCACATCTGTCACATGACCTCGGCGTCGGCCGGCGCCTTCTTGCAGAGagatgcctcctcctcctcctcccagcagAGTCTCCTgcagccttcctcctcctcctcctctccctccacctcctctctgggAAGG agCGTGATGCCCTCCACTCAGGATGACTCTGTTAAAGATAAGCCC